A window of the Leucothrix mucor DSM 2157 genome harbors these coding sequences:
- a CDS encoding phosphatidate cytidylyltransferase: MLKQRVITAIFLVLAVLAGVTLLPTPYFAIASLVVVLAIGGWEWARLIGLEAMQQAWAVIFLIVVGTLIYITGVSWYAIATGVVFWVTILGLLTIYRQDSTFYSSRPWLLSLAGFLVLVPAWLALARLQAHDPMLVLYLIFLVAAMDTGAYFVGKAVGVTKLAPELSPGKTREGAKGGLAAALLWALLGASYFGFTGIAWVYFLLLSLLVAALSVAGDLFESLLKREAGQKDSGTILPGHGGILDRIDGLLVALPVFVLGLSVSLVGRGI; the protein is encoded by the coding sequence ATGCTTAAACAACGCGTCATCACTGCAATATTCTTGGTTTTGGCAGTATTGGCTGGCGTCACGCTGCTGCCGACCCCGTATTTTGCAATTGCTTCGCTGGTCGTCGTGTTAGCGATTGGCGGCTGGGAATGGGCTCGATTAATCGGCCTTGAAGCAATGCAGCAAGCGTGGGCGGTTATCTTTCTGATTGTTGTCGGCACGCTCATTTATATAACTGGCGTGAGCTGGTATGCGATTGCAACTGGCGTGGTCTTTTGGGTGACTATCCTTGGGTTGTTAACTATTTATCGTCAAGATAGCACATTCTACTCCAGCAGGCCGTGGCTACTGAGCTTAGCGGGCTTTCTGGTACTAGTCCCAGCGTGGTTGGCTTTAGCGCGTCTGCAAGCTCATGACCCAATGCTCGTGTTGTACCTGATCTTCTTGGTGGCAGCGATGGACACTGGGGCTTACTTTGTCGGTAAGGCCGTTGGTGTGACCAAACTAGCGCCTGAGTTAAGCCCAGGCAAAACCAGAGAAGGTGCTAAAGGTGGATTGGCCGCTGCGTTATTGTGGGCTTTACTAGGTGCTTCCTATTTTGGTTTTACTGGCATCGCTTGGGTTTACTTCTTGCTATTGTCTTTGCTGGTTGCGGCCTTATCGGTTGCAGGCGATTTATTTGAAAGCTTGCTAAAGCGCGAAGCTGGCCAGAAAGATAGCGGTACTATCCTGCCGGGCCACGGTGGTATTTTAGATCGTATCGATGGCTTACTCGTTGCACTGCCTGTATTCGTCTTGGGGTTGTCGGTTAGCCTTGTGGGGCGTGGCATATAA
- the uppS gene encoding polyprenyl diphosphate synthase codes for MTNTTVIPRHIAIVMDGNGRWAQQRKRPRLFGHHRGAEAVRSVVKACGRLNVECLTLFAFSSENWKRPEEEVSGLMSLLATALEREAKGLMKHGVRLKFIGDTTAFSEKLQRKIADVEAMTSNGEGLLLQIAANYGGRWDIVQAAQQLLNEQPDIPLTEDSLSGKLSTADVPDPDLFIRTGGERRISNFLLWQLAYSELYFTDTLWPDFDESALLDAIDDFASRQRRFGMTGEQVKETNHA; via the coding sequence ATGACAAATACAACGGTTATCCCTCGCCATATTGCCATTGTCATGGACGGCAATGGCCGGTGGGCGCAGCAACGTAAGAGGCCACGGCTTTTTGGGCACCACCGCGGGGCAGAAGCTGTGCGCAGTGTCGTTAAAGCTTGTGGGCGTCTGAACGTCGAGTGCCTGACTTTGTTTGCCTTTAGCAGTGAAAACTGGAAGCGACCAGAGGAAGAGGTCAGCGGTTTGATGAGTCTGCTGGCGACGGCGCTTGAGCGTGAAGCGAAAGGCTTGATGAAACACGGTGTTCGTTTAAAGTTTATCGGCGATACCACCGCTTTTTCAGAGAAGTTGCAGCGCAAAATTGCAGATGTTGAAGCTATGACCAGCAATGGTGAGGGTTTACTGCTGCAAATTGCCGCTAACTATGGCGGACGTTGGGATATTGTGCAGGCTGCTCAGCAGTTATTGAATGAGCAGCCTGACATTCCATTAACCGAAGACTCTCTCTCTGGTAAATTAAGTACGGCTGATGTGCCTGATCCCGATTTGTTTATACGAACCGGTGGTGAGCGTCGCATCAGCAATTTTTTATTGTGGCAACTGGCTTACTCGGAATTATACTTTACCGATACCCTATGGCCCGATTTTGATGAGTCGGCTCTGCTCGATGCTATTGATGATTTTGCCTCACGGCAACGACGTTTTGGCATGACCGGCGAACAGGTCAAGGAAACCAACCATGCTTAA
- the frr gene encoding ribosome recycling factor: MIDDIQQDAETRMQKSIEALKDELAKVRTGRAHPSLLDHVSVDYYGSMVPLSQVANIGIEDSRTLSITPWERTMVQAIEKAIMTSDLGLNPNSAGTVIRVPMPALTEERRKDLVKVVRGEAENSRVAIRNIRRDANSSLKTMQKDKEISEDDERRAQDGVQKLTDQYIKVIDEVLTKKEQDLMEI; this comes from the coding sequence ATGATTGACGATATTCAGCAAGATGCTGAAACAAGAATGCAGAAATCCATTGAAGCCCTGAAAGATGAGCTGGCCAAAGTAAGAACGGGTCGCGCACATCCTTCATTGTTGGATCACGTTAGTGTGGATTATTATGGCAGTATGGTTCCATTGAGCCAGGTTGCTAACATTGGTATCGAAGATTCTCGCACACTGAGCATTACGCCATGGGAAAGAACCATGGTACAGGCGATTGAGAAAGCGATCATGACGTCTGACTTGGGTTTGAACCCTAACTCAGCGGGTACTGTGATTCGTGTTCCAATGCCAGCGTTGACAGAAGAGCGTCGTAAGGACTTGGTTAAAGTCGTTCGTGGCGAAGCTGAAAACTCGCGCGTGGCAATCCGTAACATCCGCCGCGATGCTAACTCAAGCTTGAAAACGATGCAGAAAGATAAAGAAATTTCTGAAGATGATGAGCGCCGCGCACAAGATGGTGTTCAAAAGCTGACTGATCAATATATTAAGGTGATTGATGAGGTTCTGACCAAGAAAGAACAGGATCTGATGGAAATTTAA